One segment of Stomatobaculum sp. F0698 DNA contains the following:
- a CDS encoding N-acetylmuramoyl-L-alanine amidase — MKKGYLTAAAAAALSAAMAFGAWAASFQSVNQVMYVNASSLNVRTEPSTTAGKAQSLSRGTAVQVNGLSGDWARISLGGKNYYVSSRYLSSGNSAAAGTTTAASTPVSVPEGVTVSDITVSDNLRFASSSKIKTGTAKLYKNTKGKYGDKVICVNAGHGTKGGERVKTLSHPDGSPKVTGGTNQRGAVESMAVSSGMTFQDGTAESTVTLQEAQILRDVLLQRGFSVLMIRESSDVQLDNIARTVLANNYAACHIAVHWDSTTSDKGAYFMSVPDGLKKMDPVSSTWQKSEAFGEALIGGLRGRGVKIFGSGSMDVDLTQTSYSTVPSIDIELGDKVSDHSEATLRKLAEGLADGVTQYFTK, encoded by the coding sequence ATGAAAAAGGGATATCTGACGGCGGCGGCCGCGGCGGCGCTCAGCGCAGCCATGGCCTTCGGCGCATGGGCAGCTTCGTTTCAGTCAGTCAATCAAGTCATGTATGTCAATGCGAGCAGTTTAAATGTGAGAACCGAACCCTCGACGACAGCGGGCAAGGCGCAGAGCCTTTCTCGCGGCACGGCGGTACAGGTGAACGGGCTCTCCGGAGACTGGGCGCGCATTTCGCTCGGCGGCAAGAACTATTATGTCTCGAGCCGCTACTTGAGCAGCGGCAACAGCGCTGCGGCCGGCACGACAACGGCGGCAAGTACGCCGGTCTCCGTTCCGGAGGGCGTCACGGTCAGCGATATCACGGTCAGCGATAACCTGCGCTTTGCCTCGTCTTCGAAAATCAAGACGGGAACGGCAAAGCTCTACAAGAACACCAAGGGCAAGTACGGGGATAAGGTAATCTGCGTCAATGCGGGTCACGGCACCAAGGGGGGCGAGCGCGTCAAGACCCTCTCGCACCCGGACGGCAGCCCGAAGGTAACGGGCGGCACAAACCAGCGCGGTGCGGTGGAGTCCATGGCGGTGTCCTCGGGTATGACCTTCCAAGACGGAACGGCGGAGAGTACGGTGACCTTACAGGAGGCACAGATTCTGCGCGACGTGCTTTTGCAGCGCGGCTTCAGCGTACTCATGATACGCGAGAGCAGCGATGTACAGCTCGACAACATTGCGCGCACGGTGCTCGCAAACAACTATGCGGCCTGCCACATTGCCGTTCACTGGGACAGCACGACTTCGGACAAGGGCGCATATTTCATGAGTGTTCCGGACGGCCTCAAAAAGATGGACCCGGTCTCCTCGACCTGGCAGAAGAGCGAGGCTTTCGGCGAGGCGCTGATCGGCGGCCTGAGAGGCAGAGGCGTGAAGATTTTCGGCAGCGGTTCCATGGATGTGGATCTCACGCAGACTTCGTATTCCACGGTCCCGAGCATTGATATTGAGCTCGGCGACAAGGTATCGGATCACAGTGAGGCGACCCTCCGAAAGCTCGCAGAGGGCTTGGCGGACGGCGTCACGCAGTATTTTACAAAATAA
- the greA gene encoding transcription elongation factor GreA has protein sequence MGERLTGADVRKIEAEIEERKLVLRPELIQAVKEARAQGDLSENFEYYAAKREKNRNESRIAYLERMLKFATIIEDRAAADEVGINKSVEVYFIDDDESERYKIVTGIRGDTTAGRVSIESPLGKALLGHRVGDLVHVALPQGGYDLEIRAIEADDSDDEIRSF, from the coding sequence ATGGGAGAGCGTTTGACCGGAGCGGACGTTCGAAAAATCGAGGCGGAGATCGAAGAGCGGAAGCTGGTGCTTCGCCCCGAGCTCATTCAGGCCGTCAAGGAGGCCAGAGCCCAGGGAGATCTCTCGGAGAACTTTGAGTACTACGCGGCAAAGCGGGAAAAGAACCGGAACGAGAGCCGCATCGCTTATCTGGAGCGCATGCTCAAGTTCGCGACCATCATTGAGGACCGTGCGGCGGCGGATGAAGTGGGTATCAACAAGTCGGTCGAGGTCTACTTCATCGACGACGATGAGAGCGAGCGCTATAAAATCGTGACGGGCATACGCGGCGATACCACGGCGGGGCGCGTCTCGATCGAGTCGCCGCTCGGGAAGGCGCTCTTGGGACACAGGGTCGGCGATCTGGTCCATGTCGCACTGCCCCAAGGCGGCTACGATTTGGAAATTCGCGCCATCGAGGCGGATGACAGCGACGATGAGATTCGCTCTTTCTGA
- a CDS encoding nucleotidyltransferase family protein, producing the protein MKTTLVVLAAGIGSRFGGGIKQLTPMGPNGEIIMDYAIYDAKRAGFDKVVFIIRKDLEKDFKEIIGDRISKVIETDYAFQEIDDLPEGFTVPEGRKKPWGTGQAVLAVRGKVNEPFVVINADDYYGPEGFKAIHKYMTEEMDLTGEKLDMCMAGFILKNTLSENGTVTRGVCKVDETHMLKGVRETFEIRMEDGALKAEDGEGKPVTLTADQYVSMNMWGFPPKFIEVLEKGFPEFLAARGTELKSEYLLPTIVDKCIQLGEGSVKVLPTHDKWFGVTYQEDKPTVVAAIRELIRTGKYPEKLYD; encoded by the coding sequence ATGAAAACGACATTGGTTGTGCTGGCCGCGGGAATCGGTTCCCGTTTCGGAGGAGGCATCAAGCAGCTCACGCCTATGGGCCCGAACGGCGAAATCATCATGGACTATGCAATCTACGATGCGAAGCGCGCGGGCTTTGACAAGGTAGTCTTCATCATCCGCAAGGATCTGGAGAAAGACTTTAAGGAAATCATCGGCGACCGCATCTCGAAGGTCATTGAGACCGACTATGCCTTCCAGGAAATCGACGATCTGCCGGAGGGCTTCACGGTTCCGGAGGGCAGAAAGAAGCCCTGGGGAACAGGACAGGCAGTGCTTGCGGTGCGCGGCAAGGTCAACGAGCCCTTTGTGGTCATCAACGCGGACGACTACTACGGTCCGGAGGGCTTCAAGGCCATCCACAAGTACATGACCGAGGAGATGGATTTGACGGGAGAAAAGCTCGACATGTGCATGGCGGGCTTCATTCTGAAGAATACGCTCTCTGAAAACGGCACCGTGACGAGAGGTGTCTGCAAGGTCGATGAGACTCACATGCTGAAAGGCGTGCGGGAGACCTTTGAAATTCGCATGGAGGACGGAGCGCTGAAGGCAGAAGACGGTGAGGGAAAGCCGGTTACGCTGACGGCGGATCAGTATGTCTCCATGAACATGTGGGGCTTTCCGCCGAAGTTCATTGAGGTGCTTGAGAAGGGCTTCCCGGAATTCCTCGCGGCGCGCGGCACGGAATTGAAGAGCGAGTATCTCCTGCCGACCATTGTGGACAAGTGCATTCAGTTGGGTGAGGGCAGTGTGAAGGTATTGCCGACGCACGACAAGTGGTTCGGCGTGACCTATCAGGAGGATAAGCCGACCGTCGTTGCAGCGATTCGTGAGCTCATTCGGACGGGAAAGTATCCGGAGAAACTCTATGACTAA
- a CDS encoding flavin reductase family protein, with product MVSCRGNDGSSNLITVAWAGTVCSDPPMVSISVRPERHSHRLLVESGEFAINLTTEALVRKADEAGVRSGRDCNKWELLGLTEEEASKIKAPLVKESPVNLECRVTERIPLGTHDLFLAEVLAVDVDKSLMDEKGKFCLEKAKLVAYSHGEYYALGALLGTYGYSVRKKTKK from the coding sequence ATGGTGAGTTGCCGCGGAAACGACGGAAGCAGCAATCTGATCACCGTCGCGTGGGCGGGGACAGTCTGCTCCGATCCGCCGATGGTGTCGATCTCCGTTCGCCCGGAACGTCACTCTCACCGTCTGTTGGTCGAGAGCGGCGAGTTCGCAATCAATCTGACCACGGAGGCACTGGTCCGAAAGGCCGATGAAGCGGGCGTGCGCTCGGGGCGCGACTGCAACAAGTGGGAACTGCTCGGACTCACCGAGGAGGAGGCATCTAAAATCAAGGCGCCGCTCGTCAAGGAGAGTCCCGTGAACCTCGAGTGCCGCGTGACAGAGCGCATCCCTCTCGGCACCCACGACCTCTTTCTTGCGGAAGTGCTCGCGGTCGATGTGGACAAGAGCCTGATGGACGAGAAGGGGAAGTTCTGTCTGGAAAAGGCAAAGCTGGTCGCGTATTCCCACGGGGAGTACTATGCGCTCGGCGCGCTGCTCGGCACTTACGGTTATTCGGTGCGAAAGAAAACAAAAAAATGA
- a CDS encoding SWIM zinc finger family protein — MRTLSEQDIRPLAPNDSAFRNGKKISDSGAFTERVCSKDESYYAGSCKGSGKSLYQVSACFEEGKAPVIRCSCPSRQFPCKHGIALLFEIAAGKDFAETEIPEDIVKKQEKLKKRDEKKSEEKAEPAEGKPQAKKKSASGQTAFRKKTEKQLEGLALLDEALSRRMKLGLLSGLTNMKEEDALLVKRLGDSYLSGPQQLFKRFTFLLNEAGYAREQAKKERLLRGAVRELEKLRTLVRRGSAYLTERLEAKAGEPDANPLYDALGGVRKKEELEALGLKLSETALIQLAFEVRYDEAKREFLDLGHWISLSDGTLYREMNFRPVSAKNYIAEKDSSDRRLRAEHFPYYPAFPGEAARIRLEDAIAEQPEAADFARMIGFAAPIAQAAKQAAKALQSVLAEDKAPALLQLSDVAVKEDAVYLRDAAGSLLRITDANGSEAALRLLSQFDTGKSAVFGLFFADEVRRELCFLPQSLVTGRGIIRLML; from the coding sequence ATGAGAACACTCAGCGAACAGGATATACGTCCGCTTGCTCCCAATGACAGCGCTTTTCGAAACGGAAAGAAAATTTCGGACAGCGGTGCCTTTACGGAGCGGGTTTGCTCGAAGGACGAGAGTTACTACGCAGGCAGTTGCAAGGGCTCCGGGAAGAGCCTCTATCAGGTTTCCGCCTGCTTTGAAGAGGGCAAAGCGCCTGTGATACGCTGCAGTTGCCCGAGCCGCCAGTTTCCCTGCAAGCACGGGATTGCCCTTCTGTTCGAGATTGCCGCGGGCAAGGACTTTGCCGAGACGGAAATTCCCGAGGATATCGTAAAGAAGCAGGAAAAGCTCAAAAAGCGGGACGAGAAAAAGAGCGAAGAAAAGGCCGAGCCTGCCGAGGGGAAGCCGCAGGCAAAGAAAAAGAGCGCGAGCGGACAGACGGCCTTCCGAAAGAAGACGGAAAAACAGCTTGAGGGCCTCGCGCTCCTTGACGAGGCGCTTTCGCGTCGCATGAAGCTGGGCCTGCTCTCGGGCCTCACGAATATGAAGGAAGAGGATGCGCTCCTCGTAAAGCGACTCGGCGACAGCTATCTCTCCGGGCCGCAGCAGCTCTTTAAGCGCTTTACCTTTCTGCTTAACGAGGCAGGGTATGCGCGGGAGCAGGCGAAAAAAGAGCGTCTTTTAAGGGGCGCCGTGCGGGAACTCGAAAAGCTTCGCACCCTGGTGCGCCGCGGCAGCGCCTACTTAACGGAGAGACTGGAGGCGAAGGCCGGCGAGCCGGATGCGAATCCGCTCTACGATGCGCTCGGCGGCGTGCGGAAAAAGGAGGAATTGGAGGCGCTCGGCTTAAAGCTCTCCGAGACAGCACTGATTCAGCTTGCCTTCGAAGTGCGCTACGACGAGGCGAAACGGGAGTTCCTGGATCTGGGACATTGGATTTCTCTCTCGGACGGAACCCTTTACCGCGAGATGAATTTTAGACCCGTCAGCGCAAAGAATTACATTGCGGAGAAGGACAGTTCCGACCGGAGACTCCGCGCGGAGCACTTCCCCTACTATCCGGCCTTTCCGGGTGAGGCAGCGCGCATACGCCTCGAGGACGCAATTGCGGAGCAGCCGGAAGCGGCGGATTTTGCGCGTATGATCGGCTTTGCGGCGCCCATCGCGCAGGCGGCAAAACAGGCGGCCAAGGCGCTTCAGTCGGTGCTCGCGGAGGACAAAGCGCCGGCCCTTTTGCAGCTTTCGGATGTAGCGGTAAAAGAGGACGCAGTCTATCTGAGAGATGCGGCGGGAAGCCTGCTTCGGATCACGGATGCAAACGGCAGCGAGGCGGCACTTCGCCTGCTCTCGCAATTTGATACCGGGAAGAGCGCGGTTTTCGGGCTCTTCTTTGCGGATGAAGTGCGGCGGGAACTCTGCTTTTTGCCGCAGAGTCTGGTGACCGGGCGGGGCATCATCCGCCTTATGCTTTGA
- a CDS encoding ATP-binding protein codes for MEQKEVQRRPAEELFREELDALKAAEQYEVPAGWNMSPRSVLTYILGGKAGDVEITPKYIGDRRIVEIAVATLMTDRSLLLIGEPGTAKSWLSEHLTAAINGDSSRVVQGTAGTTEEQIRYSWNYALLIAEGPSERALVKTPIFRAMEEGKIARFEEISRCAPEVQDALISLLSEKRVSLPELNREQAALRGFSLIATANTRDKGVNEMSAALKRRFNIVILPSPKNLDAEVEIVESRVKQLSAQLRLPAALPEEEAVRKVCTVFRELRNGETLDGGQKVKSTQNVLSTAEAISLLVNSMALAGSFGTGEVRDRDLAAALQGAIVKDEEKDRKIWEEYLEHIMKRRGSEWAELYDACRSL; via the coding sequence ATGGAACAGAAGGAAGTACAGCGCCGCCCGGCGGAAGAACTCTTCCGAGAGGAACTGGACGCGCTCAAGGCAGCGGAACAGTATGAAGTCCCCGCGGGTTGGAATATGTCGCCGCGCTCGGTGCTCACCTATATTCTCGGCGGCAAGGCGGGAGATGTCGAAATCACGCCGAAGTACATCGGAGATCGGCGCATTGTCGAGATTGCGGTCGCAACCCTGATGACAGATCGCTCTCTCCTCTTAATCGGCGAGCCCGGCACCGCAAAGTCCTGGCTCTCGGAGCATTTGACCGCGGCCATCAACGGGGATTCGAGCCGTGTCGTGCAGGGTACGGCCGGTACGACCGAGGAGCAGATTCGCTACTCCTGGAACTATGCGCTCTTAATTGCCGAGGGTCCGAGTGAGCGGGCGCTTGTAAAGACGCCTATTTTCCGCGCGATGGAAGAAGGCAAGATTGCGCGCTTTGAGGAAATTTCCCGCTGCGCGCCGGAGGTGCAGGACGCCCTCATTTCCCTACTCTCGGAGAAGCGCGTCTCGCTTCCGGAGTTAAACCGCGAACAGGCCGCTCTGCGCGGCTTCTCGCTGATTGCGACGGCAAATACGCGCGACAAGGGCGTGAACGAAATGTCCGCCGCGCTGAAGCGCCGTTTTAACATTGTGATTTTGCCGAGCCCGAAAAACCTCGACGCGGAGGTTGAGATTGTCGAGAGCCGCGTGAAGCAGCTCTCGGCGCAGCTCCGCCTGCCGGCGGCTCTGCCGGAGGAGGAAGCGGTTCGCAAGGTCTGCACCGTGTTCCGGGAGCTAAGGAACGGCGAGACCCTGGACGGCGGGCAGAAGGTAAAGAGCACGCAGAACGTGCTCTCGACGGCAGAGGCAATCTCTCTTCTCGTAAACAGCATGGCGCTCGCCGGAAGCTTCGGAACGGGCGAGGTGAGAGACAGAGATCTTGCGGCAGCGCTGCAGGGAGCCATCGTGAAGGACGAGGAGAAGGACAGAAAAATCTGGGAGGAGTACCTCGAGCACATCATGAAGCGACGCGGCAGTGAGTGGGCAGAGCTATACGATGCCTGCCGCTCGCTCTGA
- a CDS encoding DUF5682 family protein translates to MKAAEKSPVLVGIRHHSPAGAHYIRELLRETKPDCLLIEAPADFAELIPALTDPALKPPFAVMAYTVEAPVRSVLYPFAVYSPEFQAMLAARELGIEIAFCDLPSPYMIGLQLAAEKYYERQSEEEREAARKEASALGDTESFWERYLEQSENLSAYLERSRIFGEGAREAAPGERIEQAWNGLREAYMRRIIAEKQAAGIAADKIVVLTGAFHSAALYEGECLDDAALKALPQYEVKKTLMPYSYQRLSRRTGYSAGNKVPAYYELLWAALRTGQPESHAARYLSTLAGHIRERGGMVSSAEVLEANLLAQSLASLREGRYPTHDELQDAAVTCMGHGSFGEIAEGLALTDIGTKIGEVPRSGLLTSIQQDFADQCADLKLSFGLVAEKLRLDLRENRRAKSEKSAFLQLRRSFFLQRLRLLGIGFAVWQDSRQQDASWEENWVLSRTPEAEMQLAEAVLKGDTIAHAVSFDLQEKLTAAEQIAEITELLESAFLCGMPELLQAAVSRLDSASIDQISIEEIARTAKTLSRMLQFGDVRQSDVSVLRPILERLLLRASLTLTDACFCDDEAAGHLAKSIEDIQSIFSVEKGLPSEKWEHAVRELSRRDDLNAKLSGLATAIRLDSGDLSEEELSREISRRMSIGLRAELGALWFEGLSLRNHYALIVRRVVWESLSRYLDEIPEESWKRAMVFLRRSFALYSASEKDMVAENLGEIWGLEKEQLSEVLNAELSKEESQALASFDFDDF, encoded by the coding sequence ATGAAGGCTGCGGAAAAAAGCCCTGTCTTGGTCGGCATACGCCATCACTCGCCGGCGGGGGCACACTATATACGGGAGTTGCTCCGGGAGACGAAGCCGGACTGCCTTTTGATTGAGGCACCGGCGGACTTTGCGGAACTGATTCCCGCGCTGACGGATCCCGCGCTCAAGCCCCCCTTTGCGGTTATGGCCTACACGGTCGAGGCGCCGGTTCGGAGCGTACTCTATCCCTTTGCGGTCTATTCGCCGGAGTTTCAGGCGATGCTCGCCGCACGAGAACTCGGCATTGAGATTGCCTTTTGCGACCTGCCCTCGCCTTATATGATAGGTCTACAGCTCGCGGCGGAGAAATATTACGAGCGGCAGAGCGAGGAAGAGCGGGAGGCGGCGCGAAAAGAGGCCTCCGCGCTCGGTGACACCGAGAGCTTCTGGGAGCGTTATCTTGAGCAGAGCGAGAACTTAAGCGCGTATTTGGAGCGCTCCCGCATTTTCGGCGAGGGTGCAAGAGAGGCAGCGCCGGGCGAACGCATCGAACAGGCTTGGAACGGGCTGCGCGAGGCCTATATGCGCCGCATCATTGCGGAAAAACAGGCGGCCGGCATTGCGGCGGATAAAATCGTCGTGCTGACCGGTGCCTTCCACAGTGCGGCGCTCTATGAGGGCGAGTGCCTCGACGACGCGGCGCTGAAGGCACTCCCGCAGTATGAGGTGAAAAAGACGCTGATGCCCTATTCCTACCAGCGGCTCTCGCGCCGCACGGGCTACAGCGCGGGAAACAAGGTGCCGGCCTATTACGAGCTCCTCTGGGCTGCCCTGCGAACGGGGCAGCCGGAGAGCCATGCGGCGCGCTATCTCTCGACCCTTGCCGGGCATATCAGGGAGCGGGGCGGCATGGTCTCATCGGCGGAAGTCCTGGAGGCAAATCTCTTGGCACAGAGCCTTGCGTCACTCCGGGAAGGACGTTACCCGACCCACGACGAGCTGCAGGATGCCGCGGTGACCTGCATGGGGCACGGGAGCTTCGGCGAGATTGCCGAGGGACTCGCGCTCACCGACATCGGCACGAAAATAGGCGAGGTACCGCGGAGCGGTCTGCTCACCTCAATTCAGCAGGACTTTGCGGATCAGTGCGCGGACTTAAAGCTGAGCTTCGGTTTGGTCGCGGAAAAGCTCCGCTTGGATCTCCGCGAAAATCGCCGTGCAAAGAGCGAGAAGAGCGCCTTTTTACAGCTGCGCCGCTCCTTCTTTTTGCAGCGGCTGCGCCTTCTCGGAATCGGCTTTGCCGTTTGGCAGGACAGCAGACAGCAGGATGCGAGCTGGGAAGAAAACTGGGTGTTAAGCAGGACGCCGGAGGCGGAGATGCAACTCGCCGAGGCCGTCTTAAAGGGAGATACGATAGCGCACGCCGTGAGCTTCGATTTGCAGGAGAAGCTCACGGCGGCGGAACAGATTGCGGAGATTACGGAGCTCTTAGAGAGCGCCTTTCTCTGCGGCATGCCGGAACTCTTGCAGGCGGCGGTCAGTCGTCTTGACAGCGCGAGTATCGATCAGATTTCCATAGAGGAGATTGCGCGGACAGCCAAGACTCTCTCGCGCATGCTGCAGTTCGGGGATGTGAGACAGTCAGATGTCTCGGTGCTTCGCCCTATTTTGGAGCGCCTTTTGCTCCGCGCGAGCCTTACCCTCACGGATGCCTGCTTCTGCGACGACGAGGCGGCGGGGCATCTCGCAAAGAGCATCGAGGACATCCAGAGTATCTTCAGTGTGGAAAAGGGCTTGCCGAGCGAGAAGTGGGAGCATGCCGTTCGGGAGCTTTCGCGCCGGGACGATCTGAATGCCAAACTCTCGGGACTTGCGACTGCCATACGCCTGGACAGCGGCGATTTAAGCGAGGAAGAACTCTCGCGGGAAATCAGCCGTCGCATGTCGATCGGACTTCGGGCAGAGCTCGGTGCGCTTTGGTTCGAGGGGCTCTCGCTTCGAAATCACTATGCGCTGATTGTGCGACGTGTGGTGTGGGAGAGCCTGAGCCGCTATCTCGACGAGATACCGGAAGAGAGCTGGAAGCGCGCCATGGTCTTTTTGCGCCGCAGCTTCGCCCTCTACAGCGCGAGCGAGAAGGATATGGTCGCCGAAAACCTCGGAGAAATCTGGGGCTTAGAAAAGGAACAGCTCAGCGAAGTTCTGAACGCGGAGCTCAGCAAAGAGGAAAGTCAGGCGCTCGCATCGTTTGATTTCGACGATTTTTAG
- a CDS encoding VWA domain-containing protein, producing MNENEARIRKWRLLLGRESEERWKQYGSGTDKLLSDEDRLMDIALDAIYNADAYFSYGDGNSSGGMRGGRETSTISRWLGDIRSLFPPDLVKLVQGDAVERCGLKELLFEPELLDAAEPSVDLGSMLLLLKDQVPQQSKESARRFIQRIVEEIQRRLADDLRRSVTAACKRTEHTPIPSASGLDFKKTIRHGLKNYDAAKKRILPEKYYFFAKQQNNAAKYHIILDIDQSGSMGESVLYASVMSSILASLRTVKTNVVAFTTEVVDLSDKTEDPVELLFGFQLGGGTDINNSVKYCEKLIEEPKKTLFFLITDLMEGGNRAALMRRLAAMKEAGVRVIVLLAIADGGAPYYDEHNAKHIASLGIPCFACSPERLPELLETALKGGEMRQFEGDVRQAKKSVL from the coding sequence ATGAACGAAAACGAAGCGCGAATTCGGAAGTGGAGGCTGCTGCTCGGCAGGGAGAGCGAGGAGCGCTGGAAGCAGTACGGGAGCGGCACGGACAAGCTTCTCTCCGATGAGGATAGGCTCATGGACATTGCGCTCGATGCGATTTACAATGCGGATGCCTATTTTTCCTACGGAGACGGCAATTCTTCCGGCGGTATGCGGGGCGGAAGAGAGACAAGCACCATAAGCCGTTGGCTCGGCGACATCAGAAGCCTGTTCCCGCCGGATTTGGTTAAGCTGGTGCAGGGAGACGCGGTGGAGCGCTGCGGCCTAAAGGAACTTCTCTTTGAGCCGGAGCTCCTGGACGCCGCCGAACCGAGCGTGGACCTCGGCAGCATGCTGCTCCTCTTAAAAGACCAGGTACCGCAGCAGAGCAAGGAGAGTGCGCGGCGCTTTATTCAGCGCATCGTCGAAGAGATTCAGCGCCGTCTCGCGGACGATTTGCGCCGTTCGGTAACGGCGGCCTGCAAGCGGACGGAACACACACCGATTCCCTCGGCCTCGGGGCTTGACTTTAAAAAGACCATACGCCACGGACTCAAGAACTACGATGCGGCGAAGAAGCGCATCCTCCCCGAGAAGTACTACTTCTTTGCGAAGCAGCAGAACAACGCCGCAAAGTATCACATCATCCTCGACATCGACCAGAGCGGCTCGATGGGAGAGTCGGTGCTCTACGCCTCGGTCATGAGCAGCATACTCGCCTCCCTCCGCACGGTGAAGACCAATGTGGTCGCCTTTACGACAGAGGTGGTCGACCTCAGCGATAAGACCGAGGACCCGGTCGAGCTGCTGTTCGGCTTTCAGCTCGGCGGCGGCACCGATATCAACAACTCGGTTAAGTACTGCGAGAAGCTGATCGAGGAGCCGAAGAAGACCCTCTTTTTCCTAATTACCGACCTCATGGAGGGCGGAAACCGCGCGGCACTCATGCGTCGCCTTGCGGCGATGAAGGAAGCCGGGGTTCGCGTAATCGTTCTGCTCGCGATTGCGGACGGCGGCGCGCCCTATTACGACGAGCACAACGCAAAGCACATCGCCTCTCTCGGCATTCCCTGCTTTGCCTGCAGTCCGGAGCGTCTGCCCGAACTCCTTGAGACCGCACTGAAGGGCGGAGAAATGCGGCAGTTCGAAGGAGATGTGCGTCAAGCGAAGAAATCCGTGCTATAA
- a CDS encoding QueT transporter family protein: MKEKSLGNTRALVNAALLAAVYAAITYMTKPISFGAVQFRISEALCILPVFTVSAVPGLFVGCFLANFLSGAAPLDIVFGSLASLIGAYGTYRLRDKGYLASLPPIVSNALIIPFVLRYGYGIEGSLPFFGLTVGIGEIIAIGILGNMLRLALLRYGNKLFPEGGIA, translated from the coding sequence ATGAAAGAGAAGTCCCTTGGAAACACGAGGGCGCTGGTCAATGCAGCGCTCCTCGCCGCAGTCTATGCGGCGATCACCTACATGACCAAGCCGATCAGCTTCGGCGCGGTGCAGTTCCGCATTTCGGAGGCACTCTGCATCCTGCCTGTCTTCACGGTTTCTGCCGTGCCCGGGCTCTTTGTGGGTTGCTTTCTCGCAAACTTCCTGTCCGGCGCCGCGCCGCTTGACATTGTCTTCGGCAGCCTTGCGAGCTTAATCGGCGCCTACGGTACCTATCGGCTTCGCGACAAGGGATATCTTGCTTCCCTGCCGCCCATTGTGAGCAACGCGCTGATTATTCCCTTTGTGCTGCGCTACGGCTACGGCATTGAGGGCTCGCTGCCCTTCTTCGGCCTGACCGTCGGAATCGGCGAAATCATCGCAATCGGCATTCTGGGAAATATGCTTCGCCTGGCGCTGTTGCGCTACGGTAACAAACTCTTTCCGGAGGGCGGCATCGCCTGA